The nucleotide window GCTTTGAGTTGGAGACTGGTTTGCCTTGGATTGCTGATGTGGAGATTCATAAGGCTTTGGCTGTGGGTAGGAGTGTGGATGGGTTTAAGTTGATATACTCGTCTGGTTTCCATTATGGTTTTGATGGTGAGTTGGGTGTTTATGTTCCCACCATAGACTTGTATGCCCCTAAAATTTTAACTTATGATTTCAGGTGGCTTAAGGGTGTACTATACCATGAGTATCTAGTTTATCTTCATCAATGTTTTCATGGTTTGGATTGGAAGCCTAAGATCCTTTGGAATCCTGGGAAGAGGGGGGCTAAAATATATTATGATGTGTATTTGGATTTGGAGAGGGCTTTGGAGATGGCTTTAAGGTGTTTTAGGGGGGATGAAGCTTTAATGGGTTTTCTGGATGTGGAGGTGGATATATTCCTCTCAGTTCTTTCTGGAAGTGTTAAGCCTAGGGTTGTGGAGGGGTTTCCAGAGTTGGATGTTGGGGTGGGGGAGGATGTTTTAGATCCCTCTAAGCCTCCGGTGGCTTTGACCATTAGGCCTAGAATTCTACTTGATAGGATTTATACTGGTGAGGATTTGCCTGACTTGAAGGAGAAGCTTTCCAGTCGTGGGGTTTTATTGGAGAAGTATCTTATTTTGAGTGGAATGTTTAGGGAGAAGGCTTTCTAGATTGAGTTTAGAAGCCTATAAATATTGTTTACCCACATATTTTTTGTGGGGCGTATCCCTTATGGTTTTGGATCCTCTCGATGTTCTCCGTAGGCTTGTGGCTGTTAATACTGTTAATAGTCCTGAGCAGGGGTTGAAGTGTGGTGGGGAGGCTGCTGACCTTATCCTTGAAATGTTTTCCAGTGTTGGTGTTAAGGGTGAGGTTTTGGAGTGTAATGGTTTTTATAGTGTTTTTGGTGTTTTGGGTGGGGGTAGGCCTGTCACCATGTTTCTCGCCCACTTCGATACTGTTCCAGTTAATCCTTCTGAGTGGAAGTTTAACCCCTTTGAGTTGACTGTTGTGGGTAATAGGGGGTATGGTAGGGGTTCTGTGGATGATAAGGGGAATGTGGCTGCAATTATGTGTGCTGTGGAGCGTCTTGTGAAGCGTGGTTTTAAGGGGACTTTGATTTATGCTTTTACTGGTGATGAGGAGATTGGTGGTGTTAATGGTGCTAGGGCTGTTAGGGATAGGCTTTTGGAGTTGGGTTTGAAGCCTGATTACCTTGTTAATGGTGATGGTCATGGGATGCAGGTTATTGTGCGTAGGAGGTGTGGTTTTAGTGTTAGGGTTAGTGTTCCCGCTGTTAGGAGGGTTGTTAGGGGTGTTAGGTTTACTAGGAGGTTTAATGTTGAAACTCCTGTTTATGAGACTAGGCATGCAGCCTATTTTATGCCTGGCGTTGATTTGCATCCATTGATTGCCGCATCATATTATCTTAGGTTGAATCCAGATCTACATGTGGCTGGTTTGAGGGGGGATTTCTCTAAGAGTAATGTTTTGCCTGGTTTTGTGGAGCTTGATCTTGTTAGTTTGGATGAGCATGGTGAGCTTTTGGAGGTGGATGATTCCCTATCCAATCTTTTGAGGTCCATTGTCCCCTTGGTTAGGGCTCCACTTAAACCTGAACTTTACAGTGATTTCGGCGTTTCCATAACCCCGAATTATTATAGGTTTTCTGATGGTGTTCACAGTTTGGTTTTTGATGTTAGGGCTATGTCTGGGGATGCTGGTTTCCTTGAGCCTCTTAGGGGTGTTTTGGCTAGGAATCTCCCTGGTGGTGGTGTGGAGTTTAGGGGTGGTGCAGGCTACTTGTATACTGATGAGGGTGAGGATATTGTGAGGTTTGCATTGGAGGTTTTGGGTGGTCTTGGGGTTGGGGGTTTGGCTGTGGAGGCTTGTGGTGCTTCTGATTCAAGGTTTTATGCTCCCATTGGGGTTAAGTGTATTGATTTTGGTCCTCGTGGTGGTGGGATTCATGGGCCAAACGAGTATGTGGAGATTGACTCCCTATATAAGACTGTGGATTTCTATGGGAATCTCTACCTGAAACTTTCACGTTCTATTTGAATATGGCTATTAGTGTGGGGGTTACATATACCTCTATTATTGCTGCTGGTATTAGGAGGGTTATGCTGATTATCATGGGTTTAATGGTTTCTTTAAATGCCTTGGTTATGGAGGCGTTTCCATGGGTGATTATGGAGGCAATTTTCCTGGCTGCTTCCACCCCTATTCTTAGTCCGCATGCCCCTGCAATGGTTACTGCTGGTAGCTCTATTACTCCGTGTGGGAGTATGGCTATCAGGGCCTTAACTGGGTTTCCAGTTAAAGCCATCACTATGCCTATTATGTAGCCGTTTAATGCTAGGCTTGCAATTGTGGGTATTGTGAGTAGTGTTCCTGATAGCCACATCACCATTACTGCCACTAGGTTTTTGGTGAATATTAGGGTTACTGTTTGTATGGTGTATGGCATGTATTGTTTGGCTAGCTCCCTTAGTGGCTCTATTAGTTGTTGTGCTTCCTGTGTGGGTGTTGTGGTTTCCAGTCCAGCTATTATTCCTAGGATTAGTGTGGTTGCTGAGGCTGCAATGTATGTTTTCAGTTTCACATTTTCATTATACTGCTACTCATGGATTTTAGTTTTTCGTATGCCTCTTTTGGGTTTTCAATGTTTTTGGTGGCTTCCTCCATTGGGCATGGTTTTAATCCACTTTTATCCATTATTGTTGGTGTCAAAGTTTCGTATTCCACTTTTACCCTCCACTTTTCCAGTGTTTTAAGTCCATTTAGGCTTATGGTTTCAGCGTAAACTTCATTTATCCCTGCATGTATTGCTAGTAGTGCTGCTGCTTTCCCAACTATTTTGTCTGCCATGGATGCTCCTCTAAGTTCTTCTTGGATTTCCTCTATGGCCTTCAGTAATCCTTTTACTCCGCTTTCCGTGGACATGTATATTATTTTCCCATTTTTCGCTATTGCCAGTTTCTGGTTTAGTTTTTCCAGTGTTTCCCTTGCTATTTGTAGGTTGCTTTTCATCCTTGTATCCCACTTAGCTTCAATATTACCTTTACTATTAGGTTTGTTGTGGCTTCTATGTCGCTTATGTGGGTTATGGCTGCTGGGCCGTGTATGTATCTGCATGGTACTGCTATGGCTCCGCTGGGTATTCCGCTTCTTGTTAGGTGTATGGCTGCTGCGTCTGTGCTTCCGCTTGGGATCCTCTTGAATTGGTATGGTATTTTTGCTTCTTCTGCTGTTTTCACTATGGTTTTTAGGATTTTTGGGTGTGTTATCATTCCTGCGTCTGCTATGGTTATTACTGGTCCCCCCTTGAGTTTTGCTGGGATTTGTGTGGGTTTTACTTCTGGTGTGTCTGCTGCGAAGGTTCCTTCTATGGCTATGGCGTAGTCTGGGTTTACAGTCCATGCTGCTGTTCTAGCCCCCCTTAACCCCACTTCTTCTTGTACTGTGGCTACTGCTGTTATGTTGGCTTCTGTTTCCATTAGCTTCTTCATGACTTCCACTAGTATTAGGCATCCTACCCTGTCGTCGAAGGCTTTCCCCATTATGTATCCTAGTCCGAGTTCCCTGTATTGTGTGTGGAATACTGCTGTGGCT belongs to Candidatus Culexarchaeum yellowstonense and includes:
- a CDS encoding M20/M25/M40 family metallo-hydrolase, producing the protein MDPLDVLRRLVAVNTVNSPEQGLKCGGEAADLILEMFSSVGVKGEVLECNGFYSVFGVLGGGRPVTMFLAHFDTVPVNPSEWKFNPFELTVVGNRGYGRGSVDDKGNVAAIMCAVERLVKRGFKGTLIYAFTGDEEIGGVNGARAVRDRLLELGLKPDYLVNGDGHGMQVIVRRRCGFSVRVSVPAVRRVVRGVRFTRRFNVETPVYETRHAAYFMPGVDLHPLIAASYYLRLNPDLHVAGLRGDFSKSNVLPGFVELDLVSLDEHGELLEVDDSLSNLLRSIVPLVRAPLKPELYSDFGVSITPNYYRFSDGVHSLVFDVRAMSGDAGFLEPLRGVLARNLPGGGVEFRGGAGYLYTDEGEDIVRFALEVLGGLGVGGLAVEACGASDSRFYAPIGVKCIDFGPRGGGIHGPNEYVEIDSLYKTVDFYGNLYLKLSRSI
- a CDS encoding stage II sporulation protein M is translated as MKLKTYIAASATTLILGIIAGLETTTPTQEAQQLIEPLRELAKQYMPYTIQTVTLIFTKNLVAVMVMWLSGTLLTIPTIASLALNGYIIGIVMALTGNPVKALIAILPHGVIELPAVTIAGACGLRIGVEAARKIASIITHGNASITKAFKETIKPMIISITLLIPAAIIEVYVTPTLIAIFK
- a CDS encoding DUF1893 domain-containing protein, whose translation is MKSNLQIARETLEKLNQKLAIAKNGKIIYMSTESGVKGLLKAIEEIQEELRGASMADKIVGKAAALLAIHAGINEVYAETISLNGLKTLEKWRVKVEYETLTPTIMDKSGLKPCPMEEATKNIENPKEAYEKLKSMSSSIMKM
- a CDS encoding M42 family metallopeptidase — its product is MINLKLLEKLSNAYGPPGHEEEVRMIMEEELKGIVGKVQVDVMGNLIAEKQGAIGKPKIMITAHMDEVGFIITNISEKGFLNFHPMGGVVPTIIPGQTMRIRGEGGEAIGIVGSTPPHITPPEKRDKIPPLEEMYIDIGATSQEEVKARGIDVGATAVFHTQYRELGLGYIMGKAFDDRVGCLILVEVMKKLMETEANITAVATVQEEVGLRGARTAAWTVNPDYAIAIEGTFAADTPEVKPTQIPAKLKGGPVITIADAGMITHPKILKTIVKTAEEAKIPYQFKRIPSGSTDAAAIHLTRSGIPSGAIAVPCRYIHGPAAITHISDIEATTNLIVKVILKLSGIQG